In the Hordeum vulgare subsp. vulgare chromosome 7H, MorexV3_pseudomolecules_assembly, whole genome shotgun sequence genome, one interval contains:
- the LOC123408938 gene encoding protein PYRICULARIA ORYZAE RESISTANCE 21-like, translating into MPTIIIKVDLDCGRCHGKMRKVLDRIREKGEFVIDEIKYDEKKNQVTVSGPFDADKLADKLCCKACNIIKEIEIVEPPPKKEEIKPPPPKEKAKSPGPAKDEKVKVEGPAKEKQPPAKVVEVPVPYPCPYPYPFPSGCCCHHQGHGGCQCPPPAPAPQPLYPCGGYMMVCEDDPSGACAIM; encoded by the exons ATGCCGACCATCATCATCAAGGTAGACCTCGACTGCGGCCGCTGCCACGGCAAGATGAGGAAGGTGCTCGACAGGATCCGAG AGAAGGGCGAGTTCGTCATCGACGAAATCAAGTACGACGAGAAGAAGAACCAGGTGACCGTGTCGGGCCCCTTCGACGCCGACAAGCTGGCCGACAAGCTGTGCTGCAAGGCGTGCAACATCATCAAGGAGATCGAGATCGTCGAGCCTCCGCCCAAGAAAGAGGAGATCAAGCCTCCGCCgccgaaggagaaggccaagtccCCGGGCCCGGCCAAGGACGAGAAGGTCAAGGTGGAGGGTCCGGCGAAGGAGAAACAGCCGCCGGCCAAGGTCGTGGAGGTGCCGGTGCCGTACCCGTGCCCCTACCCCTACCCGTTCCCGTCCGGCTGCTGCTGCCACCACCAGGGACACGGCGGCTGCCAGTGCcctccgccggcgccggcgccccaGCCGCTGTATCCCTGCGGCGGCTACATGATGGTCTGCGAGGACGACCCGTCCGGCGCCTGCGCCATCATGTGA